TTGAAAGTTTTTGAATCGTCAAGAACGATATTTTTGGACGCCAGAAATATGATGGTTTCttctacatatttataatccaGCACAACTTTCTGTTTGAAATTCAACCATTTGAACAcctaaagcataaaaattatacaattttgtaaccaataaaaaaattcagaaagaagaaattttgaaaaaattaaatgtatttatctCAAACTCGGAAAACAACTCACTCCACTTTCGCAAATACTCTTCCGTTACTTCGTATACTGACAGTGCCCTTGCTGCAAAATTGTCACAGCTACTGCCTTTcccatctttttttaatttcgaaaatacaaGCTTGATGCTCAATGGCAAAAATTTGGAATCTATCCTTTCGCGTAATGATTCAACAGTGTCTCCAATAATAGCCATTATTTCCAATATGCTGTTGTTTTCTTTCTCAATGtccttaattttttcatagaaaagTGACATTATAGAATGTATAAAGTACAGATAGCATTCGCTGAAGTCATCGAGAAAGAAAGCTTCGAGTATTTTTAGCGATTTGTTTTGGGATAAAAAATAGGATTTTAAGGCCGGAAACATTTGCAAAATTCGATGAACAGCAGGCAGCAGGCTCAGCCATCGCGTCTTGCTGTGGTATAATAGGTTACGATAAGTGACTTCGACAAAGTCGCagaattcttttaattcatttgTTCTGACcgtgtaaattgaaaaaaaattgaagatctTGAGAACTAGGGCATCAATATCGAACAGGCCAAATTGATCGAGACCGTGATGAATCGCATTATGGAGAATATGCGCCGAACAACCAATTCCGACGAGTTCAGAATTTACACGATTTTTtagtaagtaaaaaatattctgttcaCCCTTACGATTCAAACCACCAAAGTTGGTATTTGTATTATCGCcagaaaatgcaataatttttttatttaaattgtgttTTGTGATAACACCTTCGATCAAACTTGTGACTGTCTCAGCTGTTTCGTTGTTGATTTCTTGCAAGTCTAACATACGTACTTGAATTCCTCCCTGAATATGATCAAAGTACTGGACAACAATagggaataattttttattgccgtGATTACTGCTGTCCGTACTTATACTcacaaatgaaatattcttaaGGTCATTAGAAACCATGAGTATACAGTGGGGTGATAATACACCGTTTATAATTGCTTCAGTTTTTGTACGGGCGCACGATATTTTTTTGGCAATATCAGAGTCGTCGAAAAGGGTACGCAAGAGAGTTGAAGTGCAGTCCATTGATTTAAAGCTGTTATGATGTTTCACGATATGAAATGCTAACGTTCCTTCTGCCgctgatatttttaaagcaagGGGTGTCGATTTATGCACAACAAAGTTTGTCATTGATTTAGATGTTGATGCATCTCGAATGTTCCTAGCATGCTTCGGTGTATTAATGTGCTTTTCCAGATCGGTTGATCCTAAAAACGaacgaaaaataatgaacagGAAGCTATTATATTAGTAACAAAGCGACGTAATTCATGCGATGTGCACCTGACAATATAGAGCTGATCCGTGTGTCGGTGCAACGCATGTTTTTTCTCTCCCAGAGGAAAAAGTTGAGTATCGCGAGGAAATTCTCTTAAATTCAGTGTAttgttcaattattaattatgtctggttaaaataatatagttatacatagaattaataaataccaACCACTATTCGCTATTGAAACATATGAATCacaaatttgacattttgcTTCAAACTCACTTCGACTTTTACCGAAACAAGGGTACTTCCGGCGTAAGTCGTCGGTGAaatgacattttctttttggCGGCATCTCGATTTGTcagttttttctaaactttttACGAAccaacgaaaaaatatatattttaatttcgcgGATGACGGACTgcatggatttttttttttattgtgtatttaatGTGCCGTCAACCATGTGATGTTTAGTTGGTTTATTGACACCGACAGGGACATGCACTGGGACAACAGGCAAGGTTATGTAACAAAGTACGACACGAATCAAATCCGCAACTCGCAAGAGTCGCAAACAATTAATGCGGAGAACGCGCCGCGCATCACGCGCGTGTTTCGAATTGATGAGCATGGTGTTTTCAAGAAAAGTGATTTTGGCAAAGTCGCACAATTTCATTAATGCATTCGTTCTGACCgtaaattgcaaaaacattAAAGATCTTGAAGAACTTATTTGGCGCTTTGGTTTTTCTCTCTCTGAACACACTCACCTGCCCATAAAGCATAGCAGACAAAACGTAAGTTTGCCTATCGGCGATAAATCAGGACATTTcacctattttaaaaaataaatcaggaCGCTTTCAAAATCATCCAAAATCAGGACATGTCCTGCTAAATCAGGACGGATGGTAAGcctatttatacatatacatagaTATTAAGTAAAGAGAGCATATCCCAGTTATATGCGTTACAGATAACTGAATTGCGTGTTGCATCCATCTTATATATGGCGCGATCTTTCCAATGATTACGTTGTGAAGCATTTTAGAGAGGTTCAGAAATGCCAATGCCATGCATCCAACCATTTAGCCATGGTGCGCGCATTATGCGaacagaaagaaaaacagaaaaaataaagaaaaaaagaagttcACGCAGCTTTCGACATctttataatatgatatattttagtatatattagcataagtattttaaagcaatttaGCGATGGTATTATTTagattgtatatatatatataaaatatatatacaaatttttagaaaataataaaaacaaattaaattaattaaaaatttactacatTTACTACATCAATATCTGTGACGAATGCATTCTCTGATCCTTCTTCTCTATTCAgcgaaaatattcaatatctcTATTGCTTTGTTTACGATTAATATGTAGAGAAATATTGCATTTCTATGCTAGAACTTTGTATCTTAAGTATAGTGAAAGAATTCTCGCacgttcaataataaaaaatgtagataatTTTCACCGGAAGTTGTAAATCTTTCCGTGTAGTTATGACTAATATCCGGTcgttgaatataaataataattacatcgTACATTAGTgaacaacaaaaattaaaagttccTAATACTAATATTAACGGTCTTCCGACAATTGAGCAAACGGACCATTAGTTTTTTCTCATGTCCGGTTAGTAGGCTCCGTTAAATAGAGCGACACTGTTATTGTGAAATTAAGGTATGCACTTATTGTTAGACCTTAATAAGTTTCCgttgtttcaaaataatactatattattaagtaacaCACGTTCAAGTATTCTGCGTATTAAAGATCCagaaatctctctctctctctctctctctctctctctctctctctctctctctctctctctctctctctctctctctctctctctctctctctctctctctctctctctctctctctctctctctctctctctctctctctctctctctctctctctctctctctctctctctctctctctctctctctctctctctctctctctctctctgtaagaaatatttccCTATTTTTACGCAAAAAAAGACTTGAGAAAGATCTGCGGAGTAACGgcttgaaaaagaaaataaatacataaaaatataaaattataaatatataataattaaggaaaaagaagaaaagtagagaaaaattaaatcacataacttatgaaaataaaactaaatgttTAACGCGCGCTGTTTAAAACTGCACATAAACCGCATCTTGCGTAAAACACAAGTAACAGTGTCTAAACCAAAGAATGCATTTTTCGACTGAAGCGAGACAAAATTTCAGTCAAGTTTCTCTGTGGAATGACGTATTCGCTATATAGAGAATGGGATTCTGTGCTAGAAAGAGCCAATTATTGACCGTCGCCGTACACGTATGCAGTACATGTGCAAAATGCAGCTTTCTTGTAAATATATGTCActtgtgtgaaaaaaatacaataaacaaATTTGGAATCTTGCAAGTGAAGTAAGCGTGTAACCGCGCCGTACAGAGCCAGGATGCAAATACACTCTTTGATCTAGCGTTGCCGGGATATCTGAAAATGAGATATGTTGTTTCTCTTCGCCgtgagaaaagagagagaaagagaaagagtgaaaggaagaaaaaaagagtgcGCGAATGAGCGAGAGAGAACGTGGGTGTGGTCCGAGGATATCGACAGCCGTGCGCAAGCTGTGTGCATCGCGCGACTTCTGCGCTTCGTAACCTCTATACCGAGTCTGAGGCATGCCGCGCCACACTTACGTCGAACCATCGCGAATCCTCTCGCTTCATCCTAGACCATAACGGTCCGCGCCCCGTGTATCCTTTACCCGCTCGGTCTCCCTCCTCTCTTACTCGCTCACTCCTGCATCTGGAATCTCGCTTACTCTGCTCACTATGGGCAGAAGCACGTCTGCGAGGATCGCAGCTAATAAACTAACTGATAGTACTCTTAGCGATTCTCGCGATGTAAAGGAGATTTTGAGCGACtgcgaataaaatataatcagatGACCGTGTTATTGAATAAACATTTAGCCCGCGTCATTTACATAAAAGACATAAAAGAaagattgaattaattttatacttattttttgtGCAAAACTTTATCTTGagagaaattaaaacaaatcttataaaataataaattaaaatttcatagaaaaatatgtgatGTTTATGCGACAGTAAAACTCTTTGTCTTGATGTGAATAACAATTACTCTCACGTTTCATTGCATTTACTCGTATTGCAATACTCGTACTCTCTGCGTTCAATATACGTTTGAAAATGTCTTGGTCATTTCACATGAAGCTTACTTTATCTAACATTGTGTTATAACGCATAAAATAGCACGCGAGTCGAGAAAGTGTAACGTCTGATTCGAGGAGAGAAAATGTGCTACAGTTTAATTCAAGGGAATCGAATGCCGCACATATCACATCGTTATTTCCCCGCGTGTCGCCAGCATTGAGATTGGCATTTTGTAGATGCACGAAGCCGAAGCTCAACGATTATCATAAGAGAAAGAAACGAAAGTCTACGAGAGTTCCTTCAACGTTAGAGAGCCGTCCGTAAAAATAAGAACCCCTCATTAAACTGAACCTGTCGGCAGCGTCAGCAACAAATCGCCGGTTGACCGATTCTTTTGATATCCCTGACACAATCAACATCAACCGAGCAGACTCAGAGGCGCGGATTCTTGGCGATATCGCCAGGATAGAGCGAAAGATAGAGAAGGAGCATCGTGATTCGGCGATGCACAGATTGTCGAAAGAATGAGACGGCAGATTCGGACGATGACGAATGGAAACTAGAGGTAGCAAGGCGCAGCCTCTAATCCAATTAGATCGGAATCCTGAGATTAATcaacacacacgcacacatgcGCGCACGCAATGCCTCGGAATATGCTTTTCCGGAATGTTTGGTGTATATATTCTCTCGCTAATGCGACTTGAATCGTGATTGCTTGCGATCACCCGCGGACGATTGTATCGACAAATCGACAACAAAATCAATCCTTTTACAATGAGAATGCTACTATGGTACCGTTAACTCCGTCCTAGCGACACTGTTTTCTAATTGAATCATTAAATTGCGTCCGGCGATTATTAGTAAGATAATGTTCGAATACATCGAAGAATATCTTTGTGTTTTCAAATAAAGATATAGTAAAGTGGGATAGTGACAATCAGACCGTTAAACCAGGGGAAAATGCCACAATGTAAGCGAgcgacataaaatacaaatatcacAACCAAAGTTCCCATCCTCGTCTTTCTACTTTTTCAGCAACCTCGAACGTgacaaaattcaataaatacaaatgaCTTTTGTTGCGTTATGATCCATCTGACAGGAAACGTTTTTTCCAGATTCCGTTGTGGTAATCGATGTAACAAGAATGTGTTGCACACATAGATAATAGATTTGTTTACACAcaaaacttttatctttaaGGAACGTATGACATTGCGTTCCTTTTTGCTACTAAATCTTATGATTATGTTCAtaaatgtgttaaaatatatattatagaacgTAACCTagtgtataaattaaacacgACAAGTAAAAacactataaaaattttattaattatttatattaaaacaagtGTAAAGAATTATTGTTCAAATCAGCCAATATTCCTgtgaaatcaaataataaatgcattttacgtcttaaaaatatagcatGTGTATTATATGTGTTGCTATGTAATcacgaaatatttctttatagaGACtcataaagtatattttgcaGAACCACACAACTGATAAATCAACGGATAGAATTCGATGATAAGATCACACGCAAAAAAGCAGTCCGACATTACGAACGATTTAGACTTGAGTCATTCCAAAGATGTCAAAAGATGAATGTCACATGGCGAATAATTGAACGAGATCTCGATTATCGGTCAACTTTCATCTTCACGGATTACTGCTAAcgggaaatataaaaattcaaaattgcaCCTGTTTTGCGTGCATAGATGCGTTCGCTCAATCAACAACATGATGAGAATGGGAATGAAGCTTTTATCGGATATAACGGCCACGTCATTACTCCGGCATTAAGAGATTCGCAAGTATGTCACTCTGATAACATCATTGCTACGCTCATGTTATGATTATCTCCTGTGACTTGATCAACTCGGTATTATTAACCCTCAATTGCTACGGTTAAATTTGGGTAGCGTAACTGCCGTGATGGGGTCGGTTTGACCCCGATAAGTAAATGGTGTAATAGTCATTTATGTTAACAGATGGAAAAGCAGCATCATAGTTTCCTTGCTCaaattcataaagaaaaaaatcaaagaaataatcatatacaaaattataaactctacgcaaaaataaattttcaactaTTCCTCATCTCTTCTTAC
This genomic window from Linepithema humile isolate Giens D197 chromosome 5, Lhum_UNIL_v1.0, whole genome shotgun sequence contains:
- the LOC137000001 gene encoding protein FAM200B-like; translated protein: MPPKRKCHFTDDLRRKYPCFGKSRSEFEAKCQICDSYVSIANSENFLAILNFFLWERKNMRCTDTRISSILSGSTDLEKHINTPKHARNIRDASTSKSMTNFVVHKSTPLALKISAAEGTLAFHIVKHHNSFKSMDCTSTLLRTLFDDSDIAKKISCARTKTEAIINGVLSPHCILMVSNDLKNISFVSISTDSSNHGNKKLFPIVVQYFDHIQGGIQVRMLDLQEINNETAETVTSLIEGVITKHNLNKKIIAFSGDNTNTNFGGLNRKGEQNIFYLLKNRVNSELVGIGCSAHILHNAIHHGLDQFGLFDIDALVLKIFNFFSIYTVRTNELKEFCDFVEVTYRNLLYHSKTRWLSLLPAVHRILQMFPALKSYFLSQNKSLKILEAFFLDDFSECYLYFIHSIMSLFYEKIKDIEKENNSILEIMAIIGDTVESLRERIDSKFLPLSIKLVFSKLKKDGKGSSCDNFAARALSVYEVTEEYLRKWSELFSEFEINTFNFFKISSF